From the Prunus dulcis chromosome 4, ALMONDv2, whole genome shotgun sequence genome, one window contains:
- the LOC117623774 gene encoding codeine O-demethylase-like: MDMAAKIELGSQTVQELLGKGKAKQVPEKYIHKVGAPNASSAQLMDIPVIDLGLLLTPSSITTQQLEKLRSALTTWGCFQVINHGMTPEFLDEVREMTKQFFALPVEEKQKYLRQVNDIQGYGNDMVFSEQQTLDWSDRLYLSVYPEEHRKLKFWPQNPKSFSETLDQYTMKLQVVTKTVLEAMARSLNLDVNCFRDLYGEQGKMDVRFNFYPPCSRPDVVLGVKPHADGTIITLLLQDKQVEGLQFLKDDQWFRAPIVPEALLINVGDQAEILSNGIFKSPVHRVVTNPDKERISSAAFCIPESDKDIEPFESLVNESTPRLYKKVKNYVGIYFEYYQQGRRPIEAAKI, translated from the exons ATGGACATGGCTGCCAAGATAGAGTTAGGATCTCAAACTGTCCAAGAGCTGCTCGGAAAAGGCAAAGCGAAACAAGTGCCTGAGAAATATATCCACAAAGTTGGAGCCCCAAATGCTTCTTCGGCCCAGTTGATGGATATACCAGTCATTGATCTTGGCCTCCTCCTCACACCATCCTCAATCACTACACAACAACTTGAGAAACTTCGATCAGCTCTTACCACATGGGGTTGCTTTCAG GTAATAAATCATGGCATGACACCTGAATTCCTAGACGAGGTCCGCGAAATGACCAAACAATTTTTTGCACTTCCAGTGGAAGAGAAGCAGAAATACTTGAGACAAGTCAACGATATTCAAGGATATGGGAACGACATGGTTTTTTCAGAACAACAAACACTTGATTGGTCTGACCGGCTATACCTTTCTGTATATCCAGAAGAGCACCGAAAGCTCAAATTTTGGCCTCAAAATCCCAAATCTTTTAG TGAAACTTTAGACCAATATACGATGAAGTTACAAGTGGTAACAAAAACTGTCCTGGAGGCCATGGCAAGGTCATTGAATTTGGATGTTAATTGCTTTCGGGACCTGTATGGAGAACAAGGGAAAATGGATGTGAGGTTTAACTTTTATCCTCCTTGTTCAAGGCCTGATGTTGTCCTGGGTGTGAAACCGCATGCAGATGGAACAATAATCACCCTTCTCTTGCAAGACAAACAAGTGGAAGGTCTTCAGTTTCTGAAAGATGATCAGTGGTTTAGAGCTCCCATTGTTCCTGAGGCGCTTCTCATTAATGTCGGTGATCAGGCAGAG ATATTGAGCAATGGAATTTTCAAGAGCCCTGTACACAGGGTAGTGACAAATCCAGACAAGGAGAGGATCTCTTCGGCTGCCTTCTGCATCCCGGAATCAGATAAAGATATTGAACCCTTTGAAAGCCTGGTCAATGAGTCAACGCCAAGATTGTACAAAAAggtaaaaaattatgttggCATCTATTTCGAATACTACCAGCAGGGGAGGAGACCAATTGAAGCagcaaaaatttaa